Proteins encoded within one genomic window of Streptomyces kaniharaensis:
- a CDS encoding ATP-binding protein: MPDGGRPPYRRLYRSPQGRMLGGVAHGLAVHLGLPVRWVRLAFVLLFFAQGIGGLLYAAFWFVVPIGIGEPALRGGAHWVYVNGTFVPASQWQAPSPPLTKGSRGWVGRLRELLQHALQGEPVAVTAAAESEAAARPATKNAQGGLGQLAALVMVVIGLIALLNVLGWQTAKPYTWPLLAIGVGVALVWRQADDSRWQRWFGLEEGEKRRGAYTRVGAGVLLVVAGTIALLAMQGSGSTLGSVIEASIAVLAGVLVLLGPYGLRLWQDLGAERTARIRAQERAEIAAHVHDSVLHTLTLIQRRAEDPKEVLRLARAQERELRLWLYRPEAAAEAAPDTMAESLRAVVAEVEDRHGVPVELVIVGDCPMDEKIAAQMQAAREATVNAAKYGGGGPVQVYAEVEGRTVSVFVRDHGPGFDPDTVPEDRMGVRESIIGRMKRNGGTARVRPAPDGGTEVELEMERTND, encoded by the coding sequence GTGCCCGACGGCGGCCGTCCGCCCTACCGCCGGCTCTACCGGAGCCCGCAGGGGCGGATGCTCGGCGGCGTCGCGCACGGCCTCGCGGTGCACCTCGGGCTGCCGGTGCGGTGGGTCCGGCTCGCGTTCGTGCTGCTGTTCTTCGCGCAGGGCATCGGCGGGCTGCTGTACGCGGCGTTCTGGTTCGTCGTGCCGATCGGCATCGGCGAGCCCGCGCTGCGCGGCGGCGCGCACTGGGTCTACGTCAACGGCACCTTCGTCCCGGCCTCCCAGTGGCAGGCGCCGAGCCCGCCGCTGACCAAGGGGAGCCGCGGCTGGGTCGGCCGGCTGCGCGAACTGCTCCAGCACGCGCTCCAGGGCGAGCCCGTCGCCGTGACCGCCGCCGCCGAGAGCGAGGCCGCCGCCCGGCCCGCCACCAAGAACGCGCAGGGCGGCCTCGGCCAGCTCGCCGCCCTGGTGATGGTCGTGATCGGCCTGATCGCCCTGCTCAACGTCCTCGGCTGGCAGACCGCCAAGCCGTACACCTGGCCGCTGCTGGCGATCGGCGTGGGTGTCGCGCTGGTCTGGCGGCAGGCCGACGACTCGCGCTGGCAGCGCTGGTTCGGCCTGGAGGAGGGCGAGAAGCGGCGCGGCGCCTACACCCGGGTCGGCGCCGGCGTGCTGCTCGTGGTGGCCGGCACCATCGCCCTGCTCGCGATGCAGGGCAGCGGCTCGACGCTCGGCTCGGTGATCGAGGCCTCGATCGCGGTGCTGGCCGGCGTGCTGGTGCTGCTCGGCCCGTACGGGCTGCGGCTGTGGCAGGACCTCGGGGCCGAGCGCACCGCCCGCATCCGCGCCCAGGAGCGCGCCGAGATCGCCGCGCACGTCCACGACTCGGTGCTGCACACCCTGACCCTGATCCAGCGCCGGGCCGAGGACCCGAAGGAGGTGCTGCGGCTGGCGCGCGCCCAGGAGCGCGAGCTGCGGCTCTGGCTGTACCGCCCGGAGGCCGCCGCCGAGGCCGCGCCGGACACGATGGCGGAGAGCCTGCGCGCCGTCGTCGCCGAGGTCGAGGACCGGCACGGCGTCCCGGTCGAGCTGGTGATCGTCGGCGACTGCCCGATGGACGAGAAGATCGCGGCGCAGATGCAGGCCGCGAGGGAGGCGACCGTCAACGCCGCCAAGTACGGTGGCGGGGGACCGGTCCAGGTCTACGCCGAGGTGGAGGGGAGGACGGTGTCGGTGTTCGTCCGCGACCACGGCCCCGGCTTCGACCCCGACACGGTGCCCGAGGACCGGATGGGCGTACGGGAGTCGATCATCGGCCGGATGAAGCGCAACGGCGGCACCGCTCGGGTGCGGCCCGCGCCGGACGGCGGCACCGAGGTCGAGCTGGAGATGGAGAGAACGAATGACTGA